In Aricia agestis chromosome 5, ilAriAges1.1, whole genome shotgun sequence, the genomic stretch TTGAACCAGGTCCATTTGTACAAGAAATATGCCCCACAACTACAATAATTCAAAGAGAAAATGCCGATGTGGTAAAAATTGTAGACGAAGTGGATAATCAATTACCGTCACCTTCATCGAGCAAACCAACTTCACCGCAATTAGGAAAAATGATAATTAAAGCACCTTCACAACCACATGGACCAATGACGACCGAATTCGTTTCTTTACCTCCGCCTAAGCCAAGCACAATTATCGCGGCTACACCTGTAACTACCACACAAATATCAAACGTATCACCAACTGTTGCAGTCACTAAAACTAAACAAGATATTCCTAGAGTTGTAGAAGCTATGACCAGATCTGGTGCCTATGTAAATATACACGACGCAGATGGTGTCAGCTTATCACCGACGAAAGATGATAACGCAGGTAAGATTTCTAATCACCCAAGGTTACACGTTAAAGACGATAGTAATGGTTCAGTAGATTTTAATGATAGTAAACTATTAAACGAAGAAATCATCCCTTTTGTGCCAAATTTTCAATCACCAATAatacttaaagaaaaaaatcaagttGGTAGTAAAAAGGTAGCTGATGTTatgaaaatgtttacaaaaagtATTAAGATAGATAGCGATGTAAATTTTGATAATAGCGATGTATCGTTAAGTAAATTAGATAAATCTACAATTAGTAAAGTTAAGAGAAGTGACAGTTACAAACAGGCGAATTCTCCATTGATGCCAATTAAGAAATTGCTCAAACTCGATAGCTTTAGTAATAGTGCAAAGAAAGTAAATTCATTCGAAATGATTCAAGCAGAAATAGCTGCGGATTTACTTAAAGAACAGATAAACTATCCACCTACAGTTTCTCCAAAAtttagtcaaagaaatattaataaaaatctaaatgatTGTAGACTGGATAATAAAGAAATGTGTCAACTTAGTGACCAAGATAAATTCGAATCTGAATTATCTGCTCTAACATTAAGTCCCTTAACTACTCCGCTATCCAAACGGCACACTGTTGTTTTGTTGCCTGAAAACAAAGATACATCTTTAGATGTATTATCAGCAATACTAGACTCTGATCCCGATAATGTTTGTGTGCTTCATTCTCCTATGTCATGCTCTCTCTCGCCGACTAAAGTAACTGTCCCATGCGACAGTTCTATGCATAGAgctagaatattatctatatctgAATCTGACTATGGTACCGAAATTTGGTAACGACTAAATCCTTTTGGATAATTTCGTATTCCCGTTACCTACCTTATGATACGCTTATGCATTATAGgcttaagttttattttttactttagatgtttattgtaatattgttgAATAAATTCCGTCCAGTAGTTGACAAACTACAAATCGTCTTCCGAGATATccatgattttttatttttggattagagattttattgatattaatttttaattaattattcttattaaaatatttaagaaaatgtagTTATACGATTTGATAGGAAAGTTTACAATTCAATAAGATTGATGAATATTTTACTAGTGTACTTTATGTTAAAATTGTGATTTGCATGGTGGCTTTTCACCGCAGTGTGCACAGCTTACAACGGTTTAATGTTTTCTAATTGTAAGTGCATGGTGTGATATTCTGTTTGTCTTTATGtgttattgtaaataatattataaatgtattgtGAATTAACgcacttatttcatttaattttactcCTTTGCATTGTACCCTTTTCACCCTTTAACGATTTGCACTCTAGGTTATGATTCCATTAgttctattataaattatttttacggCGACTTCGTTTCTTTCTTAAAATACAACAAATATTGAGagcgtaaaaatattttataatacagcTGATAGTTCAACAGCTAAGACTAATTAAAGTCTGTCCTGTACATACACAACCTACAGGGACATCActaatgtaaattaatatttttaaaaacttcaCAATGGACGCACTAAGCACCGCTAATTTTTGGGAAAAATCAGAATTAACTAGTGGCGGTTCAGATTTATCTTGTGTTTTTCTTTTTCCTTTTGAAACACTGATCATAACATCGCTTTGCACAGTGAACGAGAATGCTTCCAATGGTTGCGACTTTGTTAACTACAAGTCCTTCGAAGGTAAAGTTTACGTTGCTTTTTGGCATGACTGCTTGGTATACTAACCCTATCTCAAATTTATTTTGTGGTGGATATGTAACATCTAACATTTTTAAGTaactaattataattaagtacctaattcataattatatgtttattgtataagtgaaataaatattgtaagttgtaacaaagAATATAATACCATGCacttgaaattaatttatattatgtaccgtTTATCGATGTAAAATGTAatggattaaaataatttgtttttatatcACACCGCATGTTTGCAACTGAAGCATTCttgttttttataaattgaattatttatttatctgctATATTATCATGTAATTGTTTTCTTGCTTGAGTGacctttaaaaaattctttcttgTTTCTTATCTCTTGTTATATGTAGAGTAACTAGTTGTTATAATTTGTAACAATTTCAAACACCAACTTACCCACTTGTAGGTGTAGGAAGAgttttttaaagataataatattttatattatgtactgcaCATACACCGCAAAATACTCGCGGCTAGCAATGTAGTTGTAGCAGTTAATGATCTGATTAGAGTAACATTAAAATATGGTACACATAACTAACAAACGCTGcaagtacttacctataaatGAAACTAATTAGGTGTAGGAGCAAAATTATAGAAGACCAAATTGGCAAGTATTAACAAACCTTTTCTAATTTTCAGACTATCGACATTCCAGTGCTGACAGAGGCGTGCTAATTAGAACCCAAGAACTAGTCCAAGTTCCAAATAAACCTGAATATAATGCTGCAAATTCCTATCAACAGCGCTATTATACCACACAGAGAGGAAAACATGGGACACTTAATCATCGTAGCACTACGGATACGCTACAAAATTCACAACCAAAGTTTTGGACGCTTCCAAAGAGAACCACTTTCGAACAAGTTCAACAGCTCCCGATATACCAAAATAGCAGTTATAATCTCACTGAACCAGATCGCGACTTCGCACGAAAGACTGACGAATCTATTAAGATATCCCCCATAGATCCACGGACGGCTACAAATTTCAAATCTTCGACACCAACTAACAAAGAGAATGTGGTAGATTTATCTTCGAAGCTTCTCTCGCCTGTCAAATCCACAATGACCAATGAGGAGTTATACGCAGTGATACATAAAAGCAAAAAGAAGTTAAATATTAAGGAAACTCCAGAAAGAGCAGAATCTCCTTCGATATCCATTAGAAGCCTATCACCGGTGACATCTGAAACAGCAGTATACAACAAGGGCACCCAACGTCATCCTGAAACGGGATATTTAGGAGACgctagaaacaaaataaattggcTACACACCGATAGACAAGGCGTTTGTATGTCGCCAACTAATAATATTGGCTTGCAAAAGCAGGAAACCACTTGCGCCGATCGCTTCGGCCCCTTGCCTCAGACTTCCAGACTCGATTTTAAAAGGCTGCTCCTACAACATAGTGTCAAGCTCAATACGATGAACGTGCAAcagaaaacaaataaattatcaGCCGTAGAACAACTGAAATTGTCGAAAGAAAAAGCACAAGTACCAGTGACACCTCCGAGCAACAAGTCCCATGTTAACATTCTCGATTTGAGCGGATCGCCAAAAACATACGCTCACAGAAAAGTCATGAAAACAAATAACCAGCCAGTCTCTCCTGGTAGAGCCAACGCTTTAGTCAAGGAGCATAAAAACTCTACCAAAATTCTACTTTCACCCAAGTCTCAGTGGCGATTCGCTAGCCCACGATCCGATGTATTGTCCACTCCGATACCCGAAGCGAACAACGAAGACGAATCGAATAGTTCCGGTGAAAAATGTGATACGAATCCCGATAGCCCACCGAATAAAACAGTTCCTATAGTGACGAATCAACATTTTGGCGCAAGAAGAAATCTTATTCCCATAACCGAACTAAATTTAAAGCAAGATCGTAATTCCTCCGGTTCTATTGAGCAGGGGGTGTTTCCTCTTGGTGCAGACTATCCGAAAACCGGGTTGTCCCGATCTGAAATAATACAAGCGAAGCGTGCAGAATTTTTCAATAGTCCACCAGAGCCTTCCCCTCCTAGATTGACTTCGTTTAAGTCTCCATCGAATTCAGTGTCCAAAGGCAGATCGTCACCTGAAAAGGGGAAAATTTCGCCTACAACTTTGGAGACCGCCTTATGATGGTTTAAATAATTGAATTCTAATTTCTATTATCTAGAGCGGTGCTTTAACTAATTCCCCTAATCTTATCCGTGTGTACATACATTGTGGTCAATGAAATTTATAGAAGCTTCATTCTAGTCCTTTCTAACTTATTTGTGTGCCATTTATGCTGGCATtcattgtaaatattaaatccATTCCTCTCTATCTTTAtacatttgtattttaatattatatttctgctTACGTTGCTCTTTTGGGCCAATCTTGgtttttaaaattaagattAGTCTTACACTGTAGTTACAAACTAGtgttaagtatttattaataaattactatGTAAGTAGTGTTTTGAAcattttcaaagttttttaagttatttaaataaagtgttaaataaatgcGTTAAAATTACTTTTCTTACCCGTAACCCATGTTAATTGGTCCAGCAGTTTCATAGCCTTCATATTCTATCCAAGCAAACAAACCAtgcatactaaaattatattataaatggccATTGAGTATTGACCCATCGACAATCACATATGCCCGTAAACGCTAGATGCTCCTACCGACAGAATaagatgtagattgtagagcatCCGTAACTAACCAAGAAAGAGCGCAGAGGTCAGAAGGTAATGCATGTTTTGAAACCGCAACGAAATGAATGACAATAATCAATAAAGGTAGGAATttttgtatgttacctctttaagtttttgaaaaatgtacggtacctgCCCGATATTGTGCGCACCGAAATgagcattgtccaaaaaaaatcacatgtacttttttttcgttaaaatagggtattttaagaatataaattaaataattttgaaattcattggctagttttttctcaataaatttttaaagtttcgctctgacgtcatcatcggcggctaattgacctctgtaatgttttaaatttcctttcaatcttatttataatggctggtttgtcaaatgcaagttctcattatgtgaaagctaatacgagaagcttaccaaaagttcgaaacataatgttggtcgaatttattgctaatttaacgccattgaagatcaaactaaggttaaacatatttgttcaaaaatataagtaactaatgggtatttttttcttttatatacagaaaaacgatcactgaccttattcctcgaaatgtttttgtaatgagcaaaattaaaaaaaaaatggacaatccccattgcaaGAATAAACTAGAAGCAGAAAGGTCGCGCATCGGTATTTTACTACCTTCGAGGCACAATATTTTCAATGCTAGCAACTCTGAGTGGGGGAAGTCCGGCGCAGAACTTTCTTCAGAAATAACTATGCCATGATTTTATACAACTTTACGGTCTACTGTGTTAACTGTGGTGTTAGAGCTACTGATAGCTACAGTTTGATAGTAATATGAGTCATGTTTATTTAGGTTGGTAGTGGTTCCTATTACAAAATCCTAATAAGCATAATCCTTCCGATTTACGAATACATAATAAAATCGCGCGTATCATAGAGCTAttggtaagtacctatattGTGTTGGTATTCAAATAATTCCTGTATTATTGTACTTgtatactttttactttttagtattgACTAACCGGCgcctaaatatatttaaatatccaATGCAAAACAtacttaataagtattatacttataatattgccAAGCAGGATAGTCCAGCTTGGCAATCATCATTTTGTGCAGGCTCAAGTCTCAACTGCTTACACATGATCTATTGTAATTTCTGCAAAAAAAAGATTGTGGTTTATGtcaacataattgttattaatatgacagaattattataatatcaaaaatacaCTGtccatgaaataaataaaattattttttaaaaactcttTATGAATGAGTTCTAAAACCTATGCAGTTAAACTTTATATAGTAATCCTCATAATGAACACTGCAGATTTAGCCCTAGAGAAGTTTATACACTCATGCTATGTTTCACACGTTTTAATAGCTCCTATTGCAATATTCACAGTCTATGGTTACTTTGCAATATTTCTACTTAGTGCCATCAAGAAGAAATATTGTTCCATGTGCGTGATTATATATGGACTTGTATTGAGTTGCATCATAGAAATCTCTCTTGCATATAATGTATTCATGGGACTCAAATATAGTGAAACATCAAGAATGAAAAATGGGCTGGTTTTTAATGGATTAGTACCAATAGTCATTGCAGTCTTAATACTTGTGGACTTGGTCGTCATATCATTCTCCGCACTCACTTCCCCCTGCTTTAATGACTCCACAACACCCCAAAATGAGGATGTGATAGGGTAACAGACATGTtgattataaataaaagttttctaTAGAAGTATACTTTGTGTTTGTAATGCCaccaactaaaaaatattacaacaatAAATTCCAGTAACTAAGAACTTATCACTAGATCTTGTGAAATGAATACTAAAGTAACTTAGTTAAACCATGGCCAAATATAAGAAAATTTTGAGTAAATCCTTGCATcacttacaataatttatggTGGTGATCTGAGTTTTGATAGCAAAAAATCGATAAGGAGAAAGTGAAGTAtactgtaagtatattataatacagtgACTATTCCTTCATAGAATATGAATTGATTATGTTTCATTATGGGTAGTTTTATGGTCTATTTATTATGGGTAGAAATCCTGAAATTctaagttattattaaataaaaacaaaacagtacttgataaaaattatttatttatgtctaAAACTTATCAGAATTTTGATAATTGTATGTTATGTATGCACTCAAGTGTCCATTCACTTTCTCAACTCACTATTTGTTCATAGGAGGTCCGTTCATAAGCGGCGGCCGCATTTGTCCCATAGGTCCCATCGGACCCATAGGCCCCATTCCCATCATCATAGGAGGTCTCATCCCCATCATTGGAGGCATAGGACCGTGCGGACCCATCATCATAGGCGGGGCCATCGGCCCGCCAGGTCCCATGGCCGGCGGCGGGATCATGCCCGGTGGACCACCAGGAGTAGGCACAGGCGGTCTTGGTCCCCCCGGACCCATAACTGATGGGTCCCATGGTGGCGGTATAGCTGCGCCCTTGTTACCGAAGGGATTTTGCGCGATTTTACCTGCTTTAAACGCTGCAGTGGTAGCGTCTATAAGATGCTGTGCTTGTTCTTCCATCCATTTCTGGTAGTAAAACTTCACATTGTCTTTATGTTTGCGTCCTGTGCAATGAGTTTTCCTTACACTTGGGGAATCGTGTGTTAGATAGGTGTCACAGTAGTCACAGTAATACTTCGGCATTTTTAGGTTTTAGAGATTTCTAGatcaaaactaaataaataaaactaccaACACTATGCATCAAGCACTTGTAATAAC encodes the following:
- the LOC121727370 gene encoding U1 small nuclear ribonucleoprotein C produces the protein MPKYYCDYCDTYLTHDSPSVRKTHCTGRKHKDNVKFYYQKWMEEQAQHLIDATTAAFKAGKIAQNPFGNKGAAIPPPWDPSVMGPGGPRPPVPTPGGPPGMIPPPAMGPGGPMAPPMMMGPHGPMPPMMGMRPPMMMGMGPMGPMGPMGQMRPPLMNGPPMNK